GCCAAACACCATCTCCTCCCCGAGGCCTACATCTTCGGCCTCGCCAACACCAAGATCACCGAGAACGCCGACACCAGCTACTTCTTCGGCCACGTCTACCGCCACGGCACCTGGCTCTACTTTCCCGCCGCCTTCCTCATCAAATCCACGCTGCCGTTCCTCATCCTGCTCTGCCTCGTGCCGCTAGCCGCCCGGCGTGCTCGATGGAGCAACCGAGCCTTCGACCTCACCTTCCTCCTGCTTCCCGTCGCCGTCTATCTCGCCATCGCGATGAGCTCCAGCATGAACATCGGCCATCGCCACCTGCTGCCCATCTACCCTTTCCTCTACATCCTCATCGGAGGCGGGGCCATCGCGCTCTACGAGTCGAACCGCCGCTGGGCAGCGCCCATGGCCGCTCTCCTAATCTGGCAGGTAGTCACTTCCGTCTACGCCGCTCCGGGCTATATGGGCTATGGCAACGAGGCCTGGGGCGGCTCCGACAACGTCCACAACTACCTCAGCGACGCCAACACCGACTGGGGCCAGCAGCTCAAAGACGTGAAGCTCTACATCGACCAGCACCACATCACCAACTGCTGGTTCGCCTACTTCGTCGACGGCGTCACCGAGCCCTCCGACTACGGCATTCACTGCAAGCGCCTGCCTACGCAGGAGACCACGCTCTGGATGAACCTGCCGATGGACGTCCCACCCGAGATCGACGGCACCGTCTTCCTCTCCGATAGTGACCTTCAGGGCATCGAGTACGGCGAAGGCGCGCTCAACCCCTACGACAGCTTCCACTCGATCAAACCCACCGCCATCATCGAGCACGGCCTCTTCGTGTATGACGGCCACTTCTCGCTTCCCCTCGCCAGCGCTCTCGATCAGGCGGAAAAAGCCGACACGGCACGCTATGCGAAGCACCTCGACGATGCCCTCGTCCACGCCCAACAGGCTGTCGCATTGGCCCCGCAATCGGTCCGTACACAGAGCGCTCTCGCCGACGTCCTCGCCGAGCAAGGCCGCTCCGCCGAAGCCCGCACTCACTACGCCGCTGCCCTCGAAAGCGCCCGAACCATCGAACCTGAGCTACAAGCTGACCAGGTCCCGGGCCTCGAACAGAAGCTGAAGCCGTAACCCCGGGTGTTTGTCTTGCTTTTTGTTTGTCATTCCCGAAGGGAATCTGCGTTTGCTGTTGCACTTTCATCACCACAGCAAGCGCGAATCACTCCAACCGCATCTCTATCCAGAGACCCTCGAAGATCTGGAGCGCATACCCCATGGCATTGTTCGCCGATGTAGCCTCGCTGGCCGAGTACCTCGCAGGCGAACCCAGCCGCTTGAAGAAGCGAGCGGCCATCGCCGCTGCCCTTCGCGTGGCGCATGCTGCGGCACCAGCCAGCAACGACGCCGGCCTTCTAGCTCTCTACATCGCTGGAACGCCCTTCGCCGAATCCGACCCACGGAAACTCAACGCCGGAGTTGCTCTGCTCTCTAGCGTCGTGAAAGCCATCACTGGCGCGAGCGACGCGGCTCTTACCGCAGCCTTCCGCCGCCATGGCGATATGGGTGCTGCCGCCTTCGACCTCTGGCCACTGCAGGCGACCATCACGCTCACGCTCTCCGAGGTCGCCAAGACCTTTGCGGCCATGCCCTTCGCGAAGACGACGGCTGTTCGCGGCGAGCTCGTCCAGCGCCTCCTTCGCCGCTCCACTCCGCTCGAAGTCAAGTATCTGCTCAAGCTGATGTTGGGCGACATGCGCATCGGCGTGAAACAAAGCCTCGTCGAAGAGGCGATCGCCGCTGCGGCATCGGTCGAAGACGGCATCCAGATACCGGTCAAAGATGTCCGCCACGCCGTCATGCTCGAAGCCGACCTCGGCCGCGCCACTGCCATGGCCTTCTCCGGCACCCTTAATCAAGCCACGATGCGACTCTTTCACCCGCTTGGGTTCATGCTCGCCAGCCCCGTCGAATCGCCGGAAGAGGCCGTAGAGCGCTTCACCGCAAAGCCACGCAAGTCTGAACCGGACGACAGCGAAGCCGAACAAGCCGGCGTCGAAGAAGGACTCCCACAGATCGAAGCCTTCCTCGAAGACAAATACGACGGCATGCGCGCCCAAATTCACTGCGGCGAAGGCTTGCGCGTAGCCATCTACTCCCGCAACAAAGAAGAGATCACGGAGAGCTTCCCCGATATCGAAGAGGCTTTCGCATCTGTCCCGGCTAGCACGGGCGGTCTGATTTTAGATGGCGAAATTCTCGGCTGGGACTTCGCCACCGGCCAGGCGCTGCCCTTCGCCGTCATGGGACAGCGCATTGGCCGCAAGCGCGTTCCCGCAGAGGTCCTGCGCAAGATTCCTGCCGTCTTCATGGCCTTCGATCTCCTCTACGCGGCAGGAGAGCTCCAGCTCGAGCAGACATTGAAAGACCGTCGCAATGCCCTCGAAGCCATCGTCGAGCAACTTGGCACGCTGGCGACATCCCCTATCCCGATCGAAGACCGCACGCCTCCCGCGCAAGCTGATCTCTTCTCTCAACTCGAACCATCACCGGTCGACGACGAGAAACTCCCGCGCCTCATGCTCTCGCCGTCGCGCCTGGTCGAATCCGCCGAAGAGATTGACCGCGCCTACGCCGCCGCCCGGGCCCGTGCCAACGAAGGCGTCATGCTCAAGGCCGCCAACTCGCACTATCAGCCCGGCCGCCGCGGTCTGGCATGGCTCAAGCTTAAACGCGAACTCGCCACCCTCGACGTCGTCATCACCGGGGCCGAGTTCGGCCATGGCCGCCGCGCGGGCATCCTCAGCGACTACACCTTCGCCGTGCGCGGCCCCGCCTTCCACCAGACTGGCGAACTTCTCAACGTAGGCAAGGCCTACTCCGGCCTCACCGACGCCGAGATTGCCGAACTCAGCGCCTGGGCCATGGCTCACACGCTCGAAGACCAAGGCCACTTCCGGACCGTAGAACCACTTCGCGTGTTGGAGGTGGCATTCAACAACATCATGCGCAGCGACCGCCATGCCAGCGGCTTCGCCATGCGCTTTCCCCGTATCCTCCGCATCCGCGACGACAAGCCGCTAGACGAGATCGACACTCTCGACCGCGTCGAAGAGATCTACCAAAGCCAGGTAGACAAGCCAGTGGAGTGAAGTGGCGAGGGTTACCCCGACCGCTTCGTCCGAATGATGTCTTCGCAGTTGAAACACTGCCGCATCGCGATCCCCGGCTTGCCTGTCTCGCGGTTGTTCGGGTGGATCGCCTGGAGCCGGTTGCACTTCTCGGTGATGTGATAGACATCGCTGCCGATGCCCCACGTAGGCGGAATCTCGGGTGTAAACCCCGGTTCCGATGGAAATAAAAGAGTCGCCTGCACCCTTCAAGTCTATCGACCGCGCCGGTGGAAACGCCGCGCCGTTTTCACCCCACGTTTACTTTTGGGTGAACCTCGGCGCAAACTCTCTGCATCCTAAATCACATGGAATATCGTCAACTCGGCAAGTCAGGATTCAAGGTGCCGGAGCTCTGCTTCGGTTGTGGAACATTCGGCGGACAGGACAACGAGTTCTTCAAGGCCTGGGGAGCATCCGACGTCGCCGAGGCCCGCAAGATCGTCGACATCTGCATGGAAGCCGGCCTCAACTTCTTCGACACCTCCGACATCTACTCCTACGGCTCCAGCGAAGAGGTCCTCGGCAAGGCCATCGACCACATCAAGCGCGAAGACGTCCTCATCTCCACCAAGGCCACCTTCCGCTTCGGCAAAGGCCCGAACGATGTCGGCTCCTCCCGCTACCACCTCACCCAGGCGCTCGAAGGCTCCCTCAAGCGCCTTGGCACGGACTACATCGACGTCTACCACCTCCATGCCTTCGACGCGACCACTCCCGTCGAAGAGACCCTGAACACGCTCGACAACTTCATCCGCCAGGGCAAAG
This Granulicella aggregans DNA region includes the following protein-coding sequences:
- a CDS encoding ATP-dependent DNA ligase — translated: MALFADVASLAEYLAGEPSRLKKRAAIAAALRVAHAAAPASNDAGLLALYIAGTPFAESDPRKLNAGVALLSSVVKAITGASDAALTAAFRRHGDMGAAAFDLWPLQATITLTLSEVAKTFAAMPFAKTTAVRGELVQRLLRRSTPLEVKYLLKLMLGDMRIGVKQSLVEEAIAAAASVEDGIQIPVKDVRHAVMLEADLGRATAMAFSGTLNQATMRLFHPLGFMLASPVESPEEAVERFTAKPRKSEPDDSEAEQAGVEEGLPQIEAFLEDKYDGMRAQIHCGEGLRVAIYSRNKEEITESFPDIEEAFASVPASTGGLILDGEILGWDFATGQALPFAVMGQRIGRKRVPAEVLRKIPAVFMAFDLLYAAGELQLEQTLKDRRNALEAIVEQLGTLATSPIPIEDRTPPAQADLFSQLEPSPVDDEKLPRLMLSPSRLVESAEEIDRAYAAARARANEGVMLKAANSHYQPGRRGLAWLKLKRELATLDVVITGAEFGHGRRAGILSDYTFAVRGPAFHQTGELLNVGKAYSGLTDAEIAELSAWAMAHTLEDQGHFRTVEPLRVLEVAFNNIMRSDRHASGFAMRFPRILRIRDDKPLDEIDTLDRVEEIYQSQVDKPVE
- a CDS encoding glycosyltransferase family 39 protein produces the protein MPAASPAKSSLYLIGAALLVLLLAAQLIHVSRATSMTWDEGHHLYDGYNTWKNFDYRLNPEVPPLVKLISALPLLHAKIYVPPNQEREEQTEAYLDGRAFLLANGYDRILIPARMSCMIFTLALALLLYAATREIFGPLAALFALALFTFDPNFLAHGALVTTDVPCACLMLASIYAWYRYCKRPAALRLLLVAFAIGLSVVAKFTGIFFWPMLLLLAVGEAVQRRSLRLFGQRLAALLAVAVVAYSILWSFYGFRYAPAPNGRDTNPPFAEYLHKVPRPADAAHLELLAKHHLLPEAYIFGLANTKITENADTSYFFGHVYRHGTWLYFPAAFLIKSTLPFLILLCLVPLAARRARWSNRAFDLTFLLLPVAVYLAIAMSSSMNIGHRHLLPIYPFLYILIGGGAIALYESNRRWAAPMAALLIWQVVTSVYAAPGYMGYGNEAWGGSDNVHNYLSDANTDWGQQLKDVKLYIDQHHITNCWFAYFVDGVTEPSDYGIHCKRLPTQETTLWMNLPMDVPPEIDGTVFLSDSDLQGIEYGEGALNPYDSFHSIKPTAIIEHGLFVYDGHFSLPLASALDQAEKADTARYAKHLDDALVHAQQAVALAPQSVRTQSALADVLAEQGRSAEARTHYAAALESARTIEPELQADQVPGLEQKLKP